A segment of the Candidatus Pelagisphaera phototrophica genome:
GCTCCATATTTTCAAAACCGTTCTTTTCCAGCACGTCCTGATCGACGGCAATCCGCGGGTTGACTTCGCGGAATGGCTTAGCCGAGCGATTCCATTGCCCGTTTGCAGTAGTGAAGCGGCCCATCAGCTTGGCTCGCTGGGTCAAATTGTGATAAGCGTGCATGTAGCGGGGGTTACTGCGCCGCTGGTGACCGATTTGCAGAAGCATTCCGGTGTCGCGTGCCGTGCGGACCATGGAACGCGCCTCGTCCGGTGTTCTCGACATCATTTTTTCGCAATACACGTGCAGTCCGGCCTCCAAGCAGGCGTTTGTGTGGCGAGCATGCCAAAAGTCTGGTGTGGCGATGATTACAGCGTCCAAGTCCAGTTCGTCTTTCGCCGCGATCAATTCTTCATAGTCGAAATACCACTTCAGATCGGGGCTGGCAGTGCGCAGGGCGCTGCGGCACTTGCCGATACTGTTTTTCCAGATGTCGCAGACTGCCACGACATGAAAAGGAGGGTTGGGAATTTCCAGCATGGAAGTGGTGAGCACTTCGCCTTGCTTGCCATATCCTAAGATGGCGATGTTGATCTTCCCGTTGGGGGAGGACTGGGCCTTCATTATGGAAGGAGCTAATAGAATACCACCAGAGGCGAGGGCACCAGTTTTCAGAAACTGGCGACGATCTACAGGTGTCGTTGAAGTTGAGGGAGTAATCATAAAGTAAGGTTGTTTGAGAGATTAATATTTTTCGACCACCGAGAATCGATTATGTTTCACCAGTAATAAGGCACCTACGGTTAAAGCGACATGCATTCCCAGCCAGGCGATACCGGCGTCTTGTTTAAGCAGTATCAGTCCCACCGTAAGGCTGGCCCAAACGAGACCAGAAACGAGTAGGGCGACGCGAGAGCAAATTCCCGCAAGGATCATGATACCTACTGCGATCAGCACGTAGCCGAGGACACCTGAGTAAATTGAAAGGGCGAATCCCGGCATGAGCGGCTCTTCCGCAAGTTTCTCGTAAAGAGGCTCAGGGACGCCATTGTAGTGGGAGAAACCGTATTCCTTGACTTTCATTTCAGTGACGAGCCCAGGGATGGCAAAGGCACCTTCTTCTGCTTCCATGGCCACTTCCTTAGTCACTGTCGCCGAAAATTTCTCGATTCCGGTGACTAAAGCTCTCAGACCGAGCCAGAAGCGGAGAATTAGGTATGCGTAGAAGGATGCGGC
Coding sequences within it:
- a CDS encoding Gfo/Idh/MocA family protein → MITPSTSTTPVDRRQFLKTGALASGGILLAPSIMKAQSSPNGKINIAILGYGKQGEVLTTSMLEIPNPPFHVVAVCDIWKNSIGKCRSALRTASPDLKWYFDYEELIAAKDELDLDAVIIATPDFWHARHTNACLEAGLHVYCEKMMSRTPDEARSMVRTARDTGMLLQIGHQRRSNPRYMHAYHNLTQRAKLMGRFTTANGQWNRSAKPFREVNPRIAVDQDVLEKNGFENMEQFLNWRWFRDLSGGPISDLGSHQIDIFNWFFDALPKSVMASGGNDYYSDRQWYDNVMAVYEYDTPNGPARAFYQTLATTGAGGGYYEYFMGDEGAMRMSENPAFTKMYREYGAPSWDDWASKGFIRKEEAAAAKVQTKVDVRESAPPDAYEIPVVLDKKPHTPHLENFFAAINGKAKLNSDGEHTFKSEMAIFRVNEAVAARKTLEFTKEDFEV